Part of the Branchiostoma floridae strain S238N-H82 chromosome 11, Bfl_VNyyK, whole genome shotgun sequence genome, GCTTTTAGGTATTTCTTGACGGCTGGGCTCGCCGCTGGATTCCCCAGCCCCAACCTATCGTCCCAGTCACCCCTTCTACCATTTTCAGGGAAGATTGCCCTTAATTTGCCGACGTAGGAGTCCACTGTCTTAAAAGCTAGACGtgttgggcaagtgcatgtacTTTGGTTCCGCTCACAACTCTCTTTATGGACTTTTGTTTTACCTTGTTGGTCCTTAAAGATTAGGAATTTTATAATGTCATTCGGAGAGGCTGAAAGAATTAATTTTGGTGGAACCAGAGACTCCAAAAATCTGTTCAGAAGATCTGTCAATGACTGATTTTGTTTAGCATACGCTGAATTGTCTCCCGCTCCCATAATTTCCTCGAATCTTGTGTCGTTGTCTTTGTAATTTATTTGAATTCTCTGTCTCCTTTCAGTActctcttgtttttttgtttttctctccacatttttgacaaaaattaaaatcctggccaaggcgctcgggATAGGCACCATAGTTTGTGGGATAGATGTCCCTTTCTCGCCATATCTTGCCATTATAGCTTCCGTGGTTCCCAGGCCCCGATGGCGTCATCaagcctggacaggtgaacacccagtatcaccgcctcaggcagTCAGACGGGTCCAGAGGCCAGATCTTTTGCGCTAGGTCCATGCGGACGGGCAACggacatgtcttggtgctaaaagccggctgCATTTCCTTGCAATAAataaataggagtaaaagaaccccgtgcaatgcattgcaatggggagaggttcttttaagagcccttaaagGCGGCGACGCGGTGTGCGCCCGctatgtgtccccagccatgctcctggccaaggcgctcgggATAGGCACcatagtttgggggatagatgtctctttctcgccatatctTGCCATTATAGCTtccgtggttccgaggccccgatgacgtcatcaagcctggacaggtgaacacccagtatcaccgcctcaggcagTCAGACGGGTCCAGAGGCCGGATCTTTCGCGCTAGGTCCATGCGAACGGGCAACgagcatgtcttggtgctaaaaacCGGCTGCATttccttggtataaaaaaaattggagtAAAAGAGCTCTGCATCTGTATGGTCATGCCATGTTATTTTTATACCTAATGTAAAAAATCACATTCAACTCAGGAGGGCTGCGGCTTACCTCTTGTGTTGGTTTGCGTGTGtagaataaatagatagataatggtaaacaaagttttgaaaaaaaaatcactataTCACGGATGTGTATGGTCTTCAGCCATTGTGACTATCACATGTATTCCACAGTGTGAAAGACAGGGGTTTAGTCATTGTGGATATCACACGTAACCCAGAGTGTGTAAGGCAAGGGTTTAGTCATTGTGGCTATCACATATAGTACAATTTAGTGCTGTTTGTAGACATAATAAGCACGTCCTTGTCAGGTTTAGCCTCGATCTGCCCAACTGcccattcctgtattcaatagATATCTAACAGCAAACCACATtaatctcctagcagatcctacaatggcataagatagtacaaaactggccaaggagtgtagtcagtcaaAAGGTGTCCATCTGCATTGTAGCAAAAAACACTAccataggccggcttcactcctctggcagctttgatactgtcttgtGCTGTCTTAGGATCTGATTGAAGATCAGACCACACAATAAGCTGTGATTGTGAACTTTATGTTCACTCCATTCAAATGTTCCAGCatattttaagtaaaaaaagtcAACAGTACACATTATTTTTGTTCATATTACAGTCTTTCTTAAATCCTTTCTTACAACTATTCTTACAGCTTTTCTAACCATCATGTTGTCAGGTTTTTCATCTAGACACTATTTACTGATCAGCACGTGATAAACAGCGTTACAACATCCCGCCAACTTCTAAAGTCACACCAATCGGCTAAACTTGtatttacaataaaaaaagacacattATATTAAAATGTTAtgaatcatacatgtagttgtaagtTAACTCTCAAAAAGCTGCATGTAAGTATTTGCtctctcagaaaaaaaaaacaccttgttTACTTCTCGTTTCAGCATATCTGCAATGTTCTTACTCAACATGTTGTCATCCGATTTGTGAAAAAGTATCTACATTTGGCTTTCAGAAACAACTCCAAAATTACAACATAATGAAATAGAAAATGCAGATGTTTCAATGATCAATGATCATACGCCTCATGTACTCAGGATTGAAAGCTTGAATGGTTTGATTGTATGTGCTAAAGACACTCATGAAAAATTTAATAAAGAAATCATATGATCAAGTGTAAAACTTGAATTAGTAATACCACTCAGACTATTATAGTTTTAgtgatttttacattttatgtgGATTTTGAAGAAGGCATGTTGTTTATGGCCTGATCTTCATAGACACGGACTTCAGGGAGTAATTCCAGCCTCTCCATTTGGCCCACAGCACACCTTGCCCGTTTGTACAGGAGTTCCCACAGTTACCCAGGTAACGGCCGTTGAGAATAGCGTGGCCGCAGCTCCAAAACCACCAGCCGGCCTGCCCGTGGTGTTGGGAACAATGGTTATTTGTCCAGGCATCAAGGTCCCTGTCTACAGTGGAGAACCTCTGCCTGTTGTTGGAGGGCCAGCCAGTGATGCAGTCTCCCGCAGTGCCTGAATACCCGGAAATGTGCAGCCGGTACCCGTCCGACTCACCGGATACACTAGATGGAAATATTAAACGAGCGAGATTAAATGAACGATAAAGATTTTCATCATAaatctatgtaacgttaataaaCAACTACAATAACAATTTGATTGGAAGTATAGTAATCACACTGTTACTGATTGAGGCTGTACCTTCATACACCATACACACTCatgaatgtacatacatacatccatacatacatacatacatagcgTTCCATACATACGGACAGGCATATGcaatcacacacacatttgTAAACATAAGTAAACGAACACATACATATTCATGTATACATCAATGTATGCATGATTGTATATATCAATGTATGCACAttcatatatatgcatataaacactctcacataaacacacacgcaaacatgcATATAAACACCCTTATGAATTCATTAACAAAACGTTGGTGCGCGCATGTGTGCGTGAGTCAGTATTTGCGTGTCaaaaggtgttttactcacctaaAGGttttttactcacctgaagatgctttactcacctgtagaaGTTCTACTCGCCTGAATGGGTTTTAATGACCTGAAGGGTTTTAATCAACTGTGTTTTACTTACTTAAAAGTGCTTTATTTACCTGAAGtgtttactcacctgaaggtgttttactcacctgaaggtgttttactcacctgaaggtgttttactcacctgaaggtgctgTATTCTGCGTAGCGTGATTCATTGTTCCAGTCCATGAGGTCAATCCGAAGGCGATAgcttttctgattggtcagctggTGGATGTTCTCGTTCCCCAGCCAGTACTCCCCGTTCTTGTTCCCAAAGCCCAGTCTGTACTCCATCCAGGTCCGGTTGAAGggaaccgacccgtcctgccgccgctggatcacGGTCCACCCGCCTCCTGTGGGGAGAAGGAATCAAGTAATGcttaaattttagaaaataaaaatataccctgAAAATAGATACATACAAAAGACAGACATTTCTTACCTTGATATGAAAAAGGAAATTAAAAGATAGATGACTTACGCTGAGAATGAAATACGCAAGACGAATTAAAACTagacaggtaacatttgcaagcaaatacagaatgttaccttcacatggtctagcctagcatttctaccaggaagggtaaactgaaatagttgcagatgttgacacaggataagacaagaaggtacaaataaatgttgataattttttatctggaacgttataataataataataataatcaccaggtgtattttgccagccagtaggtacccaaattatgagtaatgaggctgattaacgtggtcgaggcacctcctcgagcacgggacccccgttttacgtccctcccggaagacgatttcgtggaaaacttcgtgaggctacagcaatccggtcagtccttggttggtcccccatccaagtactatccggaccgcgcgttgcttaacttccgagatcaagggatcgggtgtaccaacgcgccacgcggccgttaTGCATCTTGAATGATGAACACAACGTCTAATATTGTTCCacacagggtttctcatcatcatctcatctcagtcccatagctacaagccaaagggcagtctgtctgtccacaaaggttctccatttctgacggtcgtcaacagggtttactcgacgacatttaaCGTGGGGAAGACGGCCGTCTGCGGGAGGGTGAGGGCCTAGGAATTTTTTTCGGCTTGGGGGAGGGCCAGGGAGAAATTACTTGGCTTGCGgggagagagccatggaaaaaaacTGGTTTCCTttaacaatatgtattcaaatgttaaaaaaataaagctttgaatcactcGGGAAATTCATAATCTCTGACTTGGTGTAGAACGCGAGCTGCGAAGTTCAGTTGATTACATAAGAATGTgtggccgcgtagcacagtggtagtgtattcggcccgtgaccgagaggtcgccggttcgaatccgcctgccgtgttgccggtcttgtgcccttgggaaaggcactttacacgactttcctcacttgactcaagtgaaaaatgagtcgtccctcggacaggacgttaaatggaggtcccgtgtatggggagagtcacaccccatgcacgttaaagaacccccacatgtgcgatggtgcggtgtagttggagcaaacccttctgtctggagttggtgattcacttcaaatcacccggttgtaggcctggcgaacctccataccgtatcagccacacggtgatttacatcattcacccggacgggagacctggcgcatccccgtcttgtaattagccagcgaaagggtatgtcaccccgtaaggggcggtatcaccccgtcgtgtgtaaacatgtgcgaacatgtgtgatcacgtcgaccgatgatgatgatgatgacattagAATAAGTTAaattttgcgctttccgtcattgttgacggACAAACTCGGCTtgtaagtatagacaaattttgcaaaaatctctagaaatcagcggatgtttgcATACGGTGCTGACTTAGATGATAATTCCtaacgcccgccggcggcgagagagaagcgaAAAGCAACTGGTCGAACCCAGTCGACGCCCCTCCCCCTACTGGTCTGGTCAGTCGCGtcgtgctagcgccgatgtttttgttgtcattttcccggccctgattaactgtcagttattgctaccatagaagtaaaaaaaaaatctcaaaatatgTGAATTTAAATGtgtaaggtactttcaaaatggtatccggtaagccgatcggacctcaCATGCTTGCGTTCTATATGGGGGCGGGGCCCTACATGAAACGTAACAAATAggtttgcttttgattctttaattaaCTGCTTATAGaatatggaccgaatctaccggtgtcaGACATGTTGCACCAAATGTAGGCTGAtaagatgtcgaagatatttcctaaaaggtaggcagagatttTCTTGGTGTTGGCGGTGGTgcttttttcgtaatgattttcttagtcggaccgtcgcaaacagtgcattcagcccgtttccccgtgaaaacatcagctatattgtgctagatacagcctcacgt contains:
- the LOC118426096 gene encoding fibrinogen-like protein 1 encodes the protein MDWNNESRYAEYSTFSVSGESDGYRLHISGYSGTAGDCITGWPSNNRQRFSTVDRDLDAWTNNHCSQHHGQAGWWFWSCGHAILNGRYLGNCGNSCTNGQGVLWAKWRGWNYSLKSVSMKIRP